The DNA segment TCGTGCACCACGAACTGCCTGGCCCCCGTGGCCAAGGTACTCAACGACAAGTGGGGCATCAAGCGCGGCCTGATGACCACGGTGCACGCCGCCACGGCCACGCAGAAGACGGTGGACGGCCCGTCCAACAAGGACTGGCGCGGCGGCCGCGGCATCCTGGAGAACATCATCCCCTCCTCCACCGGCGCCGCCAAGGCCGTGGGCGTGGTGATCCCCGCGCTGAACAAGAAGCTGACCGGCATGTCCTTCCGCGTGCCCACCTCCGACGTGTCGGTGGTGGACCTGACGGTGGAACTGGAGAAGGCCGCCACCTACGAAGAGATCAAGGCCGAGATGAAGGCCCAGTCCGAAGGCGCACTGAAGGGCGTGCTGGGCTACACGGAAGACAAGGTGGTGGCCACCGACTTCCGCGGTGACGCCCGCACCTCGATCTTCGACGCCGATGCCGGCATCGCGCTGGACGGCACCTTCGTGAAGGTCGTCTCCTGGTACGACAACGAGTGGGGCTACTCCAACAAGTGCCTGGAAATGGTGCGCGTGGTGGCGGGCAAGTAATCTGCCAGCCACATGCCCGGCCGCCGCGATGCGGCCCGGGCGCGATCGAGCCCGGGGCCTTGCGGCCGCCGGGCTTTTTCACAGGCGGCGTGCTACGCGCTGCATGGAGGGGCGGCCGACACCCGAGGCACCATCAGCCACCGCCCCGCCAGCGTGCAGCCCGCAGCCGCACCCCAGACAGCGCCCCAGCCCCATGGGGCCAGCAGGTGGGGAATGAGCATCGGCACCAGGAAGCACACGATGAATACGCTGGTGTTGGCCATGCCGAGCGCCGTGCCCGCACGGCCGGCGCCCGCCCGCACGGCCAGTTCCGTGTACGCCACGCCGTGCCAGGCCGACACGCACAGGCCGCAGGCCGCCAGCAATGCGGGCAGCAGCCCCTGCACGCCCTGCGCAACCCCCTCCGTGCGCCAGCCGGCCAGCGCCGCCATGGCGGCGAAAAGCAGCGCGCTGAATCCGCAGCAGGCCCGCAGATAGGCCGGACGATTGCGGTGGCGGTCGGTCCAGCGACCGCTCCACACGCGCAGCGCCATCGCGCCGATCTGTACCGCTGCCATGGTCGCTGTGGTGGTCGCCAGCCCGGCATGCACGAAGTCGTGCAGGAACACGGTGCCGAACGACAGTACCGCGAACTGGGGCGCGCACGACAGGCCGATGCCTGCGGCCAGGCGCCACGTGCGTGCATCGCGCAGCGGCCCGCCGGAACCCGCGGCGGGCGCGGCAGCCGCGGCGGCATGCGCCGCCCGCCCGGGCTCGCGCACCCAGGCCGCCGCCATGAGCGCCGCCAGCAGGCACAGCGCCGCCAGCACCCCGTATACGGCGGTGAAACCGCCGTGCCCTGCGAGCGCGGGCAGCAGCAGCGCGCCGACCGCGCCGCCGAGCGGTACGGCCGTCTGGCGGATGCTCATGGCCAGGCCCCGCTCGCCCTCGGCGAACCACTGCATGATGGCCCGTCCACTGGCACCGTTGACGCTGCCTCCCAGCAGGCCGACCAGCACCAGCCCGCCAGCGAGCAACTCCCTGGCCGGCAGGTGCCCCGCCGAAGGCGCGGCCCAGAGCGCCATGGCGGCCAATGCCAGCGCGGTGCCCCCCAGTCCCGCCAGCAGCACCGGCCGGTCGCCCCAGCGGTCGGTGAGCACGCCCCAGGGCATTTCGCTCACGGCGATGCCCAGCCCCATCAGGCCCAGCATCAATCCCAGCGCGGCGGCATCGAGCTGGTAGCTGCTGCGCATCAGAACGGCGGTCATGGGGATGCCGCTGAAGGCGACGGAAAACGCGGCGTTGGCACACACCCCGGCTGCGAGCACCTTCCAGCGGTGCCGGGAGCGGGACGCTGCGGGAGCGGGAGGCGGCGCGGCGCGGGCCGCGGACATCGAAGTGCAGGTCGTCATGCGGCGCAGTGTCCGCGCCCGCAACCATTCTGAAAATCAGAAAATAATGAATCCACCATCCTGGTTTTCAGGATGATTCAAACCCGGAGACGATCTCCCATGGCCCGCACCCTCTACGACCTCGACGTGCTGCGCACCTTTGCCACGGGGGTGGCGCTGGGCAGCTTCGTGCGCGCCGCGGACAAGCTGGGGCGTTCCACCTCGGCGGTGAGCGCGCAATTGAAGAAGCTGGAATCGCAGGCGGGCACGCCCCTGCTGCGCAAGTCCGGCCGTGGCCTGGTGCTCACCGAGGCCGGAGAAATCCTGCTGGCCTATGCCCACCGCCTGCTCGACCTGAACGACGAGGCGGCCGCCGCCGTGAGTGGCAGCCCGCTGCACGGCCTCGTCCGCCTGGGCCTGCAGGAAGACCTGGGCGAGACGCTGCTGCCCGGGGTGCTGGGGCGCTTCGCGCGGGCGCATCCCCAGGTGCGGATCGAAGTGTCCGTGGCCCGCAGCACCGAACTGCGCGAACGGTTCGCCGTGGGCCAGCTGGACCTGGCGCTGCTCTGGGACGCGGGCATCGACCTGTCGTGCATGCGGGCCGAGCCGGTCATGCGCCTGCCACTGCACTGGATCGGCCCGGCCGGCACGGATACGCTGGACGGCACGCCCTGGTGGCAGGGGTGGCACGCACCCACGCCATCGGAGCGCCCGCCGCTGCCGCTGGTGCTGCTCGAAGACCCCTGTCCCCTGCGGCGCATCGTCACGGCCGCGCTGGAGCACGCGGGCCTGCCCTGGCGCCATGCCTTCCACAGCAGCAGCCTGGGCGCGCTGTGGGCGGCGACGGCGGCGGGGCTCGGGCTGTCCGTGCGCACGGCCTTCGGCCTTCCGGCGCACGTCAGGCTCCTTTCGGCCGCGGCCTGCGGCCTGCCTGAACTGCCGTCCATGGACCTGGTGCTGGGGCGCGCCCGGGATCCGATGGACGCCGCCTCGGAGCGGCTGGCCACCTTGCTGCTGGATGCCGTGCGGGAGCACATGGGACGCTCCGGCAGTGGCGACATCGTGCCGTCTTCTGCCTGACGGCCCGGCTCGCGGGAGCCCTGTAACCGTAAGAAACGGCCCACGGCACCTGCTGCGCTGCACCTACGTGCCCGGCCGGGCCGGCTGCCAACAATCGGAAACCTTCCTTACCGTCGCGCTCGCCGCCTCCGGTATTCGCCCCCATTCACAAGGAGTTCCGCCATGCAGACTGCCACCTTCATTCGCACCGCCACGGCCGTTGTGGCCCTGGGAGCGCTTGCGGCATGCTCGTCCACGCCGCCCCCGACCGACCAGATGGCCGTGACCCGCACGACGGTCAACCGCGTGGCCGGCGAGCCGCAGGTCGCCGCCAATGCGCCCGTGGAACTGCAGCGCGCCCGTGACAAGCTGGTGGCGGCCGAGAAGGCCATGACCGACAAGCAGTACGACATGGCACGCCGCTATGCCGCCGAGGCGGAAGCGGATGCCCGCGTCGCCGAAACCAAGGCCGAAGCAGCCAACAACGCCGCCACGCTGCAGCAGGTGCGCACCAGCATCCAGTCGCTCCAGTCGGAAATCACCCGGCGCGATCCCGCTCCCGCGGTGGCCCCCGGCGCCGCCGCCGTGCCTGCCCCGATGCCTGCGCCCATGGCGGCGCCTGCGATCGCGCCCCGGCCGGCCGCCAACCCGACCGCCGTGCCCGGCATGCCGGTGCCCCCCACCCCGGCTCCCGCCCGCTGAGCCCCGACAGAATGACACCCGACAGGGAGAACCACACCATGCGCAATACCCTCCGCCGTACCACCGCCCTCGCCGCTGCGCTCGTTTCCGCTGGCCTCCTGGCCGCCTGCGCGACGCGCGCCCCGCTCGATTCGGTCGAAACCGCACGCATCGCCGTCAACCGTGCGGCCAATGACCCGGCCGTCGTGCAGAACGCCCCGCTGGAGCTGAAGGCCGCCACCGATACGCTGGCCCGTGCGGACCGTGTCTGGAGCGACAAGAACGACGCCGCCGAGGCCAACCACCTCGCCTACCTCGCCACGCAGCGCGCCGACATCGCCTCCAACGTGGCCCGGTCGCGGGTGCTGGATGCCGACATCAAGAAGGCGGGCGCCGATGCCGAGCGCCTGCGCCTGACCAGCGAAGCCGACCGGGCCCGCATGCAGGCCGAGGCGAATGCCCGCAGCGCCCAGCAGGCGCAACTGCAGGCCGCGAGCGCCGAACAGCGCGCCGCCGACAACGCCGCCCGCGTCCGCGCCCTGGAAGCGCAACTGCGCGACATCGAGGCGCAGCAGACCGAGCGCGGCCTGTTGGTGACGCTGGGCGATGTGCTGTTCGCGTTCAACAAGGCCGAACTGTCCGCCCAGGCCGGCCCGCGGCTGGACAAGCTGGCGAACTTCCTGCGCCAGTTCCCCGACCGCAAGCTCATCATCGAAGGCCACACCGACAGCGTGGGCGGCGACGCCTACAACCAGAGCCTGTCGGAGCGCCGTGCCCAGGCCGTGCAGAGCGCGCTGGTGCAGCGCGGCGTCGCGCCGGACCGCATCACCGCCCGCGGATACGGCAAGACCTACCCAGTGGCCGACAACAGCTCGCCCGAGGGCCGCGCCATGAACCGGCGCGTGGAAATCGTCATCGCCGACGACAAGGGCAACCTGCGGGGGCGTTGAACCCCATCCCTGTCCAGGCCCTCCAGGCCATCCAGGCCTCCCGGCCCTGCCGGCGCATTCCGCGCCGGCAGGGCTTTTCTGCTGCGCGGCGCGGCGCTGCCCGATACTGCATCCCATGACCGCCCACGACGTCCTGCATTTCTGGTTCGATGAAACCACGCCCGAACAATGGTTCCGCAAGGACGAAGCCTTCGACGAGGCCATCCGCGCGCGCTTCGCAACCCTGCACCGCCGGGCATCGCTGGCCGAACTGTGGGAATGGCGCACGGATGCTGCAGGGCGTCTGGCCGAGGTGATCGTGCTCGACCAGTTTTCGCGCAACCTGCTGCGCGGGCAGGCGGCGTCGTTCGCCCAGGACGGCATGGCCCTGGCGCTCGCGCAGGAGGCCATCGCGCAGGGTTTGGACACCGCATTGCCGCCGCCCCGGTGCGCATTCCTGTACATGCCGTTCATGCACAGCGAGTCGGCCCGCATCCAGGCGGAATCCGTGCGGCTCTTCACCGCGCTGGGGCAGGCGAACAACCTGGACTTCGCGCTGCAGCACCAGGCGATCGTGGACCGCTTCGGGCGGTTTCCGCACCGCAACGCGGTGCTGGGCCGCGATACGACCGCCGACGAGGCACTGTTCCTGCAGCAGCCGGGCAGTTCCTTCTGACGCGCCGGATCCGCTGCGCCGGGAGGGTCGATCAAAACAAAGGCGTACCCTCCGCATGGGCTTTGGGCATCTTCAGCCACAGGCACTGTAAATTAATACAGTGTCCACCTTATCCAAGCTCGCCATCCTCGCGGACGCCGCCAAGTACGACGCATCGTGCGCTTCCAGCGGCACGTCGGTGCGTAACTCCGTGGGCGGCAAGGGCATCGGGTCGACCGAGGGCATGGGCATCTGCCACAGCTATGCGCCCGACGGGCGGTGCATTTCGCTGCTCAAGATCCTGCTCACCAACTACTGCCAGTACGACTGCCTCTATTGCGTGAACCGTGTGAGCAGCAACGTCCCCCGTGCCCGTTTCTCGGTGCAGGAGGTGGTGGACCTGACGCTGGACTTCTATCGCCGCAACTGCATCGAAGGGCTGTTCCTCTCCAGCGGCATCATCCAGAACCCTGACTACACCATGGAGCGTGTGGTGGAAGTGGCCCGGGCGCTGCGCGAGGACCACGATTTCCGCGGCTACATCCACCTCAAGACGATCCCGGACGCCGCCCCCGAGTTGCTGGAGCGCGCGGGCCGCTACGCCGACCGGCTGAGCATCAACATCGAGCTGCCCACCTCCCAGGGCCTGGCAGCGCTGGCGCCCGAGAAGGATGGCACCGCCATCCAGCGCTCCATGGGCCGCCTGGCGGTGCACATCGACGAAGCACGGCAGGCGCGGGCGCAGCAGCAGGGTCCGCGCGCCGGCACGGAGCGCATCGTCTCGCTGCCCGGCCGCGCCCGGCGGGCGGAGGCGCCGCGCTTCGCCCCGGGTGGGCAAAGCACGCAGATGATCGTGGGCGCGGACGGCGCGGACGACCGCACCATCCTGGCCACGAGCGCGCGACTCTACGGAGGATTCGGCCTGCGCCGCGTGTATTACTCCGCCTTCAGCCCCATTCCCGATGCACCGCGGGCCCTGCCCCTGGCTGCGCCGCCGCTGGTGCGCGAGCACCGGCTCTACCAGGCCGACTGGCTCATGCGCTTCTACGGCTTCACCCACGACGAGATCGTTCCGCCGGTGCCGCAAGGCGACGGCACGGGCGGCATGCTGTCGCTGGACATGGACCCCAAGCTCGCCTGGGCCGTGGCGCACCCGGAGCACTTCCCCGTGGACCTGAACACCGCGGCGCGCGAACGGCTGCTGCGCGTGCCGGGCCTGGGCGTGCGCACGGTGGAGCGCCTGCTGGCCGCCCGGCGCGTGCGCCGGCTGGGCCATGCCGACCTGGGCCGGCTGCACGTGCCCCTGTCCCGCGTGCTGCCCTTCGTCTGCGTGGCCGACCACCGTCCGGCCGAGCGACTGCGTGACCCGGCACGCCTGCGCGCCTGGCTGTCGCCGCAGCCGCCGCAAGCCCGCCTGTTCGCATGACCGCCGGCAGCACCGCGCACCGCACCATCGTCCTGCAGCACCCTGCCGACTGGCAGGGGTTCCGGGCGGGCGCACGCGCCTGCCTGCATGCCGGAATGGCGCCGGAACAGGTGGCCTGGCAGGTCACCGGCGAGGGGGAAGGCGATCTCTTCGGCGCGGCCGGTGACGCGCAGGGCGCCGCGCCGCCATCCGCCCCGGAAGGCGCAGGGGACCCGGCTGGCACGCCCGTGCATGTGCCGCGGGCATTCGTCGCGCTGTGCGAGAGCGCCAGCCTGCACCGCGACCCGGCCCGTTTCGCGCTGCTCTACCGAACGCTCTGGCGCATGGCGCACGAGCCGGCGCTGCGCCACGATCCGCTGGATGCGGACATCGCGCGCGTGCAGCGCATGGCCGCTGCCGTGCGGCGGGACATGCACAAGATGCGCGCCTTCGTGCGCTTCCGCCCGGTGGAGGATGGCGGCGCCGCCCCGCTGCACGTGGCCTGGTTCGAGCCGGACCATTTCATCGTGCGGGCCAATGCCGCCTTCTTCGTGCAACGCTTCACGCAGATGCGGTGGGCGCTGCTCACGCCCGAATGCAGCCTGCACTGGGACGGCACCACGCTGCAGACCGGACCGGCCGCCACGCGCGCGGATGCGCCACCGCCGGATGCCGGCGAAGCGCTCTGGCTGACCTATTACCGGCACACCTTCAACCCCGCGCGCCTCAAGCTGGACATGATGCGGCGCGAGATGCCGGTGCGCTACTGGAAGAACCTGCCGGAGGCCGCACTGATCGGCGAGCTGGCGCAGGGTGCGGCCGAGCGCAGCGGGCGAATGGTGGAGGCGCCGGCCACGGTACCCCGCCGGCGCATCGCGCACGTCCGTTCCGGGCGCGGCACCTGACGCAGCCAGCCACCGCTCCGCACGCCGCGGCGGACGGGGCCGCGCCGGCCCTTACTCCGTGGCGGTCCGGATGGTTTCGCGGCCGTTCTTGTCCTTCAGCCGTCCGAGGTCGGTATCGATGGCACGGGCCAGCTTCTCCACGGCCGCCATGAAGGCATCGGCGACCTTGTCGGCATCGGCGTTCACGGCGATCGGCTGCCGGCCGGCGAGCCGCGCCTCGGCCACGCAGCGCTTGTCGCCTCCGCCGGACTTGCCTGCATCGAGGTCCGACAAATGCACTTCCACGCGGGTCAGGTGGTCGCGGAAGCGCGCCAGCCGGCTGGCGGTTTCGGTCTGGACCCATTGGACGAGCGACTCGCCGCCCTGGATGTGTTCGTCGTGCTGGACCTGTACTTGCATGGATGCCTCCTCGGTGGGAACGAAAAAAAGATGCTCTGTCACCCCGAGAGTCGCGGCGGCTTCCGGAAATGCAAGAGGTGCCCCGCCACGGCTGTGCTTCCAAAGGTGACGGAACGCGCAACCTCACGCACAAAGGCACGCACGTTCGCCGCCCCATGGGTCGGTGAAGGCAGGGCACGAAGGGCACGAGACCCCGGCGAGCGGGCGGCGGGTTCCTACAGCAGAGTCGCGCGGGATGGGCTAAAAATTCCCCATGCTTGATGTCCCCCCTTTCCGCGGCACGTCCCCTGCGCGGCGTGCCCCGGCACTTCCGGCCGCCCAGCGGCTCAAGATCGGGTTGTCCGCCTGCTTCTCGCATGCCGACCCCGCCCGGTCGCTGTTCACCAACAAGACGCTGCAGTACGTCGAACAATCCATCGCGCACTGGATCATGTCGGCCGGCGCGATGGTCGTCATGGTGCCCTGCCCGACCGGTGAAACGGCCCGCGGCGACGTGACCCTGGCCCACTACGCCGAATGGCTGGACGGTGTCGTGATGCATGGCGGCGCCGACGTGTGGCCCGGCAGCTATGGCGAGGTGCCGCTGAAGGATGCCTGGCTCGGCGACCGCATCCGCGACCTGTACGACCTGGCCGTGGTGGAGGCCTTCGAGCAGGCCGGCAAGCCGATCTTCGGCGTGTGCCGGGGGCTGCAGCTCATCAACGTCGCTTTCGGCGGCACGCTCTACCAGGACATCGAGACCCAGCACCCGGGTGCCCAGCAGCACCGCAACGCGGTCACCTACGACCAGCATTTCCACGAGGTGGAGATCGTGCCCGGCACGCGGCTGTCGCAGCTGTATCCGCAGCAGCCGCGCATGGTGGTCAACAGCATCCACCACCAGGGCATCAAGAACCTGGCGCCCGGCTTCGAAATCGAGGCCTGGAGCCATCCCGACGGTGTGCCCGAGGCGATCCGCCGCAACGCCCACTCCGGGCGCGGCTACATCGCCGCGACGCAGTGGCACCCGGAATTCTTCAAGCCGGGCGCCTCGCAGACCATGGACGACGCGCCGATCCTGCATGACTTCCTGGCGGCCTGCATCCGCGCGAAATCGCGACCTGCGCCCGGGCACAGTCCCTTCCGGATCCGCGACCGCGCGGCCCGGCTGCTGCGTCAGGCCCTGCTGCGGCGCTAGCCGGCGCCGCGCCGTGCCGATGCAACTCGGCAGTAGCGCAGGCCGTCGGCGGCGGCTGCCGCTTGCTATGGAATTCCCCCTATACACAGGCATTCCCATCGCGTTCAACATGCTGTACAACAACGCATCAGTGGTGGCTTGATCCATCCGCGCTTCCCTAGCAGGAAGCAGCTTTTCAGGGGGCAGGGGCAAAAACGCCACGGACGGCGGCGAGCGGCACAGGCCGCAGCTTCCGCACCGGTTTTTTCTGTGGAGGAGAAAGCGATGGAAGCGATATCCACCCATCCGGCACCGCGACAGGGCCGGATTGCCGGGCGCAAGGCCCGCCCCCTGGCTGCCGCAGCCGTGCTGGCGCTGGCCGCAGGCGCTGCGCCGCTCGGTGCGGCCACGCTGTCGGGGGTGCTCGGCGCGCGCATGATGCTCACCTCCGGCTGCGTGATCAACGGCGGCCCGGGCACCGTATCGGGCGCGGATTTCGGCACGCTGGACTTCGGATCCCGGCCTGCGACGTTCGTGGGCACGGCCACCGCCACGGCCAGCGGCGGCGAAGGCGGCGCGGGGGCCACGCAGATCGTGTGCTCGCCCGAGATCACCGCGTTCAGCATCACGATCGACAGCGGCACCCATGCTGGACAAGGCGCGGGCATCGGCACGGGCACGCGCGCGATGTCCAACGGCAGCGCCTTCCTTCCCTACGACGTGTACCGCGATCCGGGCCATACGGTGCCCTATACGGCGGCCACGGCCGTCACGGGCATCGCCGTGCCGTCGGCTGGCAATCCGTTCACCCTGCCCATTTATGGCCTGGTGAACAAGACCAACGCGGTGGCGCTCCCCGCAGGCCTCTACACCGACCAGTTGCAGGTCACGCTGACCTTCTGAAACACGGACCGCCGGTGCCTCCGGCGGCGAGGGAGATCTTTCGATGCCACATGCCATCCGCGCCGCGGCGTGGCGCGGGGGGGCTGCCGGCCGGCCGGCAGTGCGGACTTCGGCCGCTCCGCTGCTGTGCCTGGCCACGCTGCTGCCGCTGCCCGCGGTACCCGCCACGATCCCGACCACGGCCACCCTGTCGGTGAACGCCGCCATCGTGCGCGGCTGCCTGGTGTCGGGTGCTCCCGGGCAGGTCACGGGCGTGAATTTCGGGACGATCGACTTCGGCACGCACTCCGCCGTCCGCACCGGCAGCGAGACGCGGCTCTCCGGCTCCGGTGCCGGCGGGCAGGCACTGATCCAGTGCACTCCGGGCACGGCCGTGCAGGTGGCGGCAGATGCCGGACAGAACGCGCAGGGCAGCCAGCGCAGGCTCTCCAACAGCGCGGGCGCCTATGTGCCCTACGCGCTGGCGCTGGCCACGGCCCCCGCCACGGCGCTCGTCCCGAACGTGCCTGCCGGCCTCACGCTCGGCGGCAGTGCCGCTGCCCTGCCGTTCCAGGGCACGGCCACGTTCCCCGGGTTCGGCCTGCCGGCGGGCGTCTATACCGATACCGTGCAGGTGACGCTGTCGTGGTAGGTAGCGGTCCGCCGTCCCCCCTTCGCAGCCCGGACCGCAGGGCCTGCCTGCGGCTGACCGCCTCGGCGCTGGCCTGCGCGCTGCCGGCGGCCCTGCCGGGTACGGCGCACGCGGCTGCGCCGCTGATGATCTGGCCGGTGGATCCCGTCATCGCGGGCGAGCAGCGGGCCGTCGCGCTCTGGGTGGAGAACCGGGGGACGGAGCCGGTGGCCATGCAGGCCCGGGTGTTCGCCTGGCACCAGGAAGAGGGCGACGACCACTTCACACCCCAGCAGGCCGTGGTGGCGAGCCCGCCCATCAGCCAGATCCCCCCGGGGGCGCGGCAGATGGTGCGGCTGATCGCGACCCAGCCCGTACCGCCCGGGCAGGAACAGGCCTTCCGGGTGCTGCTCGACGAATTGCCGGCGCCCCCCGCCCCGGGAGCCATGCAGGGCGCCTCGCGGGCAGCGCCCCCCGCCCAGTTCGGCGTGCGGCTGCAGATCCGCTATGCGATCCCGCTGTTCGTCTATGCCCCCGGCACGCTGGGTCCGCGCATGCCCGCCACCCACGCGGACCTGTTGTCCTCCCTGGCGCCGGGTGACACGCTGGAGCCGGAGCTGCGCTGGAGCGTGGACCGCAGCCCGGACGGCAGGCAGCACCTCGTGGTCCGCAACACGGGTGCCGGCCATGCGCGGCTCACGGCCGTGCGCTGGCAGGCCCCGGGCCGGGACGGGCCGGTCGTCACCCCGGGGCTGCTCGGCTACGTGCTGCCACACAGCCAGCGGC comes from the Paracidovorax avenae ATCC 19860 genome and includes:
- the gap gene encoding type I glyceraldehyde-3-phosphate dehydrogenase, with amino-acid sequence MTIKIGINGFGRIGRNVLRSAVQNFSDIEVVGINDLLEPDYLAYMLQYDSVHGRFEGTVSVEGNTLVVNGKKIRLTQERDPANLKWGEIGADVVIESTGLFLDKTTAQKHLDAGAKKVVLSAPSKDDTPMFVYGVNHDTYAGQAIISNASCTTNCLAPVAKVLNDKWGIKRGLMTTVHAATATQKTVDGPSNKDWRGGRGILENIIPSSTGAAKAVGVVIPALNKKLTGMSFRVPTSDVSVVDLTVELEKAATYEEIKAEMKAQSEGALKGVLGYTEDKVVATDFRGDARTSIFDADAGIALDGTFVKVVSWYDNEWGYSNKCLEMVRVVAGK
- a CDS encoding MFS transporter, with the protein product MTTCTSMSAARAAPPPAPAASRSRHRWKVLAAGVCANAAFSVAFSGIPMTAVLMRSSYQLDAAALGLMLGLMGLGIAVSEMPWGVLTDRWGDRPVLLAGLGGTALALAAMALWAAPSAGHLPARELLAGGLVLVGLLGGSVNGASGRAIMQWFAEGERGLAMSIRQTAVPLGGAVGALLLPALAGHGGFTAVYGVLAALCLLAALMAAAWVREPGRAAHAAAAAAPAAGSGGPLRDARTWRLAAGIGLSCAPQFAVLSFGTVFLHDFVHAGLATTTATMAAVQIGAMALRVWSGRWTDRHRNRPAYLRACCGFSALLFAAMAALAGWRTEGVAQGVQGLLPALLAACGLCVSAWHGVAYTELAVRAGAGRAGTALGMANTSVFIVCFLVPMLIPHLLAPWGWGAVWGAAAGCTLAGRWLMVPRVSAAPPCSA
- a CDS encoding LysR substrate-binding domain-containing protein, whose translation is MARTLYDLDVLRTFATGVALGSFVRAADKLGRSTSAVSAQLKKLESQAGTPLLRKSGRGLVLTEAGEILLAYAHRLLDLNDEAAAAVSGSPLHGLVRLGLQEDLGETLLPGVLGRFARAHPQVRIEVSVARSTELRERFAVGQLDLALLWDAGIDLSCMRAEPVMRLPLHWIGPAGTDTLDGTPWWQGWHAPTPSERPPLPLVLLEDPCPLRRIVTAALEHAGLPWRHAFHSSSLGALWAATAAGLGLSVRTAFGLPAHVRLLSAAACGLPELPSMDLVLGRARDPMDAASERLATLLLDAVREHMGRSGSGDIVPSSA
- a CDS encoding DUF4398 domain-containing protein gives rise to the protein MQTATFIRTATAVVALGALAACSSTPPPTDQMAVTRTTVNRVAGEPQVAANAPVELQRARDKLVAAEKAMTDKQYDMARRYAAEAEADARVAETKAEAANNAATLQQVRTSIQSLQSEITRRDPAPAVAPGAAAVPAPMPAPMAAPAIAPRPAANPTAVPGMPVPPTPAPAR
- a CDS encoding OmpA family protein; this translates as MRNTLRRTTALAAALVSAGLLAACATRAPLDSVETARIAVNRAANDPAVVQNAPLELKAATDTLARADRVWSDKNDAAEANHLAYLATQRADIASNVARSRVLDADIKKAGADAERLRLTSEADRARMQAEANARSAQQAQLQAASAEQRAADNAARVRALEAQLRDIEAQQTERGLLVTLGDVLFAFNKAELSAQAGPRLDKLANFLRQFPDRKLIIEGHTDSVGGDAYNQSLSERRAQAVQSALVQRGVAPDRITARGYGKTYPVADNSSPEGRAMNRRVEIVIADDKGNLRGR
- a CDS encoding DUF924 family protein, giving the protein MTAHDVLHFWFDETTPEQWFRKDEAFDEAIRARFATLHRRASLAELWEWRTDAAGRLAEVIVLDQFSRNLLRGQAASFAQDGMALALAQEAIAQGLDTALPPPRCAFLYMPFMHSESARIQAESVRLFTALGQANNLDFALQHQAIVDRFGRFPHRNAVLGRDTTADEALFLQQPGSSF
- a CDS encoding putative DNA modification/repair radical SAM protein, with protein sequence MSTLSKLAILADAAKYDASCASSGTSVRNSVGGKGIGSTEGMGICHSYAPDGRCISLLKILLTNYCQYDCLYCVNRVSSNVPRARFSVQEVVDLTLDFYRRNCIEGLFLSSGIIQNPDYTMERVVEVARALREDHDFRGYIHLKTIPDAAPELLERAGRYADRLSINIELPTSQGLAALAPEKDGTAIQRSMGRLAVHIDEARQARAQQQGPRAGTERIVSLPGRARRAEAPRFAPGGQSTQMIVGADGADDRTILATSARLYGGFGLRRVYYSAFSPIPDAPRALPLAAPPLVREHRLYQADWLMRFYGFTHDEIVPPVPQGDGTGGMLSLDMDPKLAWAVAHPEHFPVDLNTAARERLLRVPGLGVRTVERLLAARRVRRLGHADLGRLHVPLSRVLPFVCVADHRPAERLRDPARLRAWLSPQPPQARLFA
- a CDS encoding TIGR03915 family putative DNA repair protein: MTAGSTAHRTIVLQHPADWQGFRAGARACLHAGMAPEQVAWQVTGEGEGDLFGAAGDAQGAAPPSAPEGAGDPAGTPVHVPRAFVALCESASLHRDPARFALLYRTLWRMAHEPALRHDPLDADIARVQRMAAAVRRDMHKMRAFVRFRPVEDGGAAPLHVAWFEPDHFIVRANAAFFVQRFTQMRWALLTPECSLHWDGTTLQTGPAATRADAPPPDAGEALWLTYYRHTFNPARLKLDMMRREMPVRYWKNLPEAALIGELAQGAAERSGRMVEAPATVPRRRIAHVRSGRGT
- a CDS encoding HPF/RaiA family ribosome-associated protein; translation: MQVQVQHDEHIQGGESLVQWVQTETASRLARFRDHLTRVEVHLSDLDAGKSGGGDKRCVAEARLAGRQPIAVNADADKVADAFMAAVEKLARAIDTDLGRLKDKNGRETIRTATE
- a CDS encoding gamma-glutamyl-gamma-aminobutyrate hydrolase family protein, which produces MLDVPPFRGTSPARRAPALPAAQRLKIGLSACFSHADPARSLFTNKTLQYVEQSIAHWIMSAGAMVVMVPCPTGETARGDVTLAHYAEWLDGVVMHGGADVWPGSYGEVPLKDAWLGDRIRDLYDLAVVEAFEQAGKPIFGVCRGLQLINVAFGGTLYQDIETQHPGAQQHRNAVTYDQHFHEVEIVPGTRLSQLYPQQPRMVVNSIHHQGIKNLAPGFEIEAWSHPDGVPEAIRRNAHSGRGYIAATQWHPEFFKPGASQTMDDAPILHDFLAACIRAKSRPAPGHSPFRIRDRAARLLRQALLRR
- a CDS encoding Csu type fimbrial protein; amino-acid sequence: MEAISTHPAPRQGRIAGRKARPLAAAAVLALAAGAAPLGAATLSGVLGARMMLTSGCVINGGPGTVSGADFGTLDFGSRPATFVGTATATASGGEGGAGATQIVCSPEITAFSITIDSGTHAGQGAGIGTGTRAMSNGSAFLPYDVYRDPGHTVPYTAATAVTGIAVPSAGNPFTLPIYGLVNKTNAVALPAGLYTDQLQVTLTF
- a CDS encoding spore coat protein U domain-containing protein translates to MPHAIRAAAWRGGAAGRPAVRTSAAPLLCLATLLPLPAVPATIPTTATLSVNAAIVRGCLVSGAPGQVTGVNFGTIDFGTHSAVRTGSETRLSGSGAGGQALIQCTPGTAVQVAADAGQNAQGSQRRLSNSAGAYVPYALALATAPATALVPNVPAGLTLGGSAAALPFQGTATFPGFGLPAGVYTDTVQVTLSW
- a CDS encoding fimbrial biogenesis chaperone; this translates as MVGSGPPSPLRSPDRRACLRLTASALACALPAALPGTAHAAAPLMIWPVDPVIAGEQRAVALWVENRGTEPVAMQARVFAWHQEEGDDHFTPQQAVVASPPISQIPPGARQMVRLIATQPVPPGQEQAFRVLLDELPAPPAPGAMQGASRAAPPAQFGVRLQIRYAIPLFVYAPGTLGPRMPATHADLLSSLAPGDTLEPELRWSVDRSPDGRQHLVVRNTGAGHARLTAVRWQAPGRDGPVVTPGLLGYVLPHSQRRWVLDEPPPAKPELLATINGREASLPRAEP